One segment of Primulina tabacum isolate GXHZ01 chromosome 6, ASM2559414v2, whole genome shotgun sequence DNA contains the following:
- the LOC142549967 gene encoding uncharacterized protein LOC142549967: protein MISGGATDGDSGRARKAHGRRLENFEISSGADLSQDHVISFGPDDLRGIVAPHNDALVVMATVANYDVARIFIDNGSSVNILFNSTLDQMKVGGFEFEPISTPLYGFAGHAIPPLGQIVLPLSLGHDPWRVTKMTTFTVVDTSSAYNGILGRPTLKDFRAVASTYHQKLKFPIGKEIGVLCRDQRVARRCY, encoded by the coding sequence atgatctcggggggtgctactgatggggATTCCGGGCGAGCGCGAAAGGCGCATGGCAGGAGGTtggagaattttgaaatatctagcGGTGCGGACTTATCCCAGGATCATGTCATAAGTTTTGGACCAGATGACCTCCGAGGCATTGTGGCTcctcataacgatgccttggtggtaatGGCCACCGTTGCCAATTACGATGTGGCACGaatctttattgataatggaagctctgtTAATATCCTGTTCAATAGCACTCTGGATCAGATGAAGGTGGGGGGATTTGAGTTCGAGCCAATCTCTACTCCTCTATATGGATTTGCAGGACATGCCATCCCGCCGCTTGGTCAGATTGTCCTTCCTTTATCTTTGGGACATGACCCTTGGCGGGTAACAAAGATGACAACATTTACTGTGGTGGACACCTCATCCGCGTACAATGGAATTCTTGGGCGACCAACACTAAAGGATTTCAGAGCTGTAGCATCCACGTATCATCAGAAGTTGAAGTTTCCTATAGGGAAGGAGATTGGAGTCTTATGCAGGGACCAGAGGGTCGCGCGTCGGTGTTATTAG